The proteins below come from a single Saccharopolyspora sp. SCSIO 74807 genomic window:
- a CDS encoding peptidase, with the protein MRAPRLLVLAVALLALVLAGCAPARAPRPDAGPPRVDPAFVHGTDGGSIDRLAASVVTDVQAYWSATFPELFGKPWHDLDGGFYSADTSAADSRPPPCSGTVQSLEGNAYYCGSVDAIAWDRGALLPVLREHYGDAAVAVVLAHELGHAVQQRAGMDVGSSRDPMRTEAGADCYAGAFMRSAADGHAPHLRFTDQQRDQALHALIVFRDPVGAGSGDAHGSSFDRITAFQDGYQRGPGQCGQVPADSDRLTNGRADDGNQRFDDVLARRPGAEFFDELVAEPGPAAPPIRPAEGSGCAAAPVSYCAGGPAVVFDRAGLSALHDDIGDQATATLLASRQAIAALGALGRPTTGPDAGRAASCLTGAYTARTPDLSAGDLDEAVETLLVSDAVSRDAQGGQALTGADRVDAFRTGLTGGPSACR; encoded by the coding sequence GTGCGCGCACCACGGTTGCTGGTCCTTGCCGTCGCCCTGCTGGCGCTCGTGCTCGCAGGGTGCGCACCCGCGCGCGCACCGCGACCGGACGCGGGCCCGCCGCGGGTGGATCCCGCGTTCGTGCACGGCACCGACGGCGGATCGATCGACCGGCTCGCCGCGAGCGTGGTCACCGACGTGCAGGCGTACTGGTCGGCGACCTTCCCCGAGCTGTTCGGCAAGCCCTGGCACGACCTCGACGGCGGCTTCTACTCGGCCGACACCTCGGCCGCGGACAGCCGCCCGCCGCCGTGCTCCGGCACGGTGCAGAGCTTGGAGGGCAACGCGTACTACTGCGGTTCGGTCGACGCCATCGCATGGGACCGCGGCGCGCTGCTGCCGGTGCTGCGGGAGCACTACGGGGACGCGGCGGTCGCGGTCGTGCTCGCGCACGAGCTCGGGCACGCGGTGCAGCAGCGCGCGGGCATGGACGTCGGCAGCAGCCGTGATCCGATGCGCACCGAAGCCGGAGCTGACTGCTACGCGGGGGCGTTCATGCGCTCGGCCGCCGATGGGCACGCGCCGCATCTGCGATTCACCGATCAGCAGCGGGACCAGGCGCTGCACGCGCTGATCGTGTTCCGGGATCCGGTCGGTGCCGGTTCGGGGGATGCGCACGGCAGCTCGTTCGACCGGATCACCGCTTTCCAGGACGGCTACCAGCGCGGTCCCGGCCAGTGCGGGCAGGTTCCCGCGGACAGCGACCGGCTGACCAACGGACGTGCCGACGACGGCAACCAGCGGTTCGACGATGTTCTCGCCCGGCGCCCCGGCGCGGAGTTCTTCGACGAGCTGGTCGCGGAGCCGGGCCCGGCCGCCCCGCCGATCCGGCCCGCCGAGGGTTCGGGCTGCGCTGCCGCGCCGGTGAGCTACTGCGCGGGCGGGCCTGCTGTCGTGTTCGACCGCGCCGGACTCAGCGCGCTGCACGACGACATCGGGGATCAGGCGACCGCGACGCTGCTGGCTTCGCGGCAGGCGATCGCCGCGCTGGGCGCGCTCGGCCGGCCCACCACCGGGCCCGATGCCGGGCGCGCGGCCAGTTGCCTCACCGGCGCGTACACCGCTCGGACACCGGACCTGTCGGCGGGTGACCTCGACGAAGCCGTGGAGACGTTGCTGGTCTCCGACGCCGTGTCCCGCGACGCGCAGGGCGGCCAGGCGCTCACCGGCGCGGACCGGGTCGACGCCTTCCGCACCGGCCTCACCGGCGGCCCCTCCGCCTGCCGCTGA
- a CDS encoding neutral zinc metallopeptidase — protein sequence MAAVSAGTGRSRRIVGVLLALISCVALLGGCSWVISGTPTTAGRAATDDVAGLPASNGPSGPKSGAQPSTLPVEGTDNGEMDRLARDAVADVQSYWRQRFPESFDGKEFEPVKKLVSYDSGAPGGNLCGKSTQGAENAFYCAQEDTVAWDRAQLLPQLRASFGPMAVVTVLAHEMGHAVQNRAGTAPPDAPAIVLEQQADCFTGTFFRHVAEGGAEHFQVSTGDGLNEVMGVLNYIRDTPADGDFTGTGAHGSAFDRVTAFQDGFSGGPQRCAELDAAEVKQRTTQFRFWKDDQEQDLPVDQRNLTQVRDSLREVFRDTGAQPPQIVGEPRSCPGMRGTRPVSYCPATNTVSLSMDGLQKIANPPAKDDPNSGYGDFAAYAQFASRYALSVQRAAGLPLEGGNAGLRTACMVGSWSGLLVEDPIGQRNPVGKLRIAPGDVDEGVAALLGGDSLIAAGINGEQVPAGFARVEAFRTGFQQGFAPCSTRYP from the coding sequence GTGGCAGCGGTTTCGGCAGGCACCGGGCGCAGCAGGCGGATCGTCGGCGTGCTGCTCGCGCTGATCTCGTGCGTCGCCTTGCTCGGCGGCTGCTCCTGGGTGATCAGCGGTACGCCCACCACGGCGGGCCGGGCCGCCACCGACGACGTCGCGGGCTTACCCGCGAGCAACGGGCCCAGTGGCCCGAAAAGCGGTGCGCAACCCTCCACGCTCCCGGTGGAAGGCACCGACAACGGTGAGATGGATCGGCTGGCCCGCGACGCGGTCGCCGATGTGCAGTCCTACTGGCGGCAGCGGTTCCCGGAATCCTTCGACGGCAAGGAATTCGAGCCGGTCAAGAAGCTGGTCTCCTACGATTCCGGTGCGCCCGGCGGGAATCTGTGCGGCAAGAGCACGCAGGGCGCCGAGAACGCCTTCTACTGCGCGCAGGAGGACACCGTCGCGTGGGACCGCGCGCAACTGCTCCCGCAGCTGCGCGCCAGTTTCGGCCCGATGGCGGTGGTGACCGTGCTCGCGCACGAAATGGGCCACGCCGTGCAGAACCGCGCAGGCACCGCGCCGCCGGACGCTCCGGCGATCGTGCTGGAGCAGCAGGCGGACTGCTTCACCGGCACGTTCTTCCGGCACGTCGCCGAAGGCGGCGCCGAGCACTTCCAGGTCTCCACCGGCGACGGCCTGAACGAGGTCATGGGCGTGCTCAACTACATCCGCGACACCCCTGCGGACGGCGATTTCACCGGCACCGGTGCGCACGGCAGCGCGTTCGACCGGGTCACCGCCTTCCAGGACGGCTTCAGCGGCGGCCCGCAGCGCTGCGCGGAGCTGGACGCCGCGGAGGTCAAGCAGCGCACCACCCAGTTCCGGTTCTGGAAGGACGACCAGGAGCAGGACCTGCCGGTCGACCAGCGGAACCTGACGCAGGTGCGCGACAGCCTGCGCGAGGTGTTCCGGGACACCGGCGCGCAGCCGCCGCAGATCGTCGGCGAACCCCGCAGCTGCCCCGGAATGCGCGGCACCCGGCCGGTTTCCTACTGCCCGGCCACGAACACCGTCTCGCTGTCGATGGACGGGCTGCAGAAGATCGCCAACCCGCCCGCCAAGGACGACCCGAACTCCGGTTACGGCGACTTCGCCGCCTACGCGCAGTTCGCGTCCCGCTATGCGCTGTCGGTGCAGCGAGCGGCCGGTCTGCCGCTGGAAGGCGGCAACGCGGGGCTGCGCACGGCGTGCATGGTCGGGTCGTGGAGCGGGCTGCTGGTCGAGGACCCGATCGGGCAGCGCAACCCGGTCGGCAAGCTGCGCATCGCGCCCGGTGACGTCGACGAGGGCGTCGCCGCGCTGCTCGGCGGCGACAGCCTCATCGCGGCCGGCATCAACGGCGAGCAGGTACCGGCCGGATTCGCCCGCGTGGAAGCCTTCCGCACCGGATTCCAGCAAGGCTTCGCGCCATGCAGCACCAGATATCCGTGA
- a CDS encoding DapH/DapD/GlmU-related protein — protein MWLWLRAWLRRDPRQARFLTAASLRWVLRNRAFTPWYLVRYWRLLKLRVRQPHIVLRGMVFLGRDVELSCRAGLARMEIGRWAHFGDGTAVRCHEGSLRIGDKVVFGRHDTVNCWLDVEIGASTLVADWIYLCDFDHGTGDLARPIKDQGIVKTPVRIGPDCWLGAKVTVLRGTRVGRGSVLGANAVVRGDVPENSIAAGVPARVVRHRADAE, from the coding sequence ATGTGGTTGTGGTTGCGCGCGTGGCTGCGACGCGACCCGCGGCAGGCTCGCTTCCTGACCGCGGCGTCGCTGCGCTGGGTGCTGCGCAACCGCGCCTTCACGCCCTGGTACCTGGTCCGGTACTGGCGGCTGCTGAAGCTGCGCGTGCGGCAGCCGCACATCGTGCTGCGCGGCATGGTCTTCCTCGGCCGCGACGTGGAGCTGAGCTGCCGGGCGGGCCTGGCCCGGATGGAGATCGGCCGCTGGGCGCACTTCGGCGACGGCACCGCGGTGCGCTGCCACGAGGGTTCGCTGCGCATCGGCGACAAGGTGGTCTTCGGCAGGCACGACACCGTCAACTGCTGGCTGGACGTGGAGATCGGCGCGTCCACGCTGGTCGCGGACTGGATCTACCTGTGCGACTTCGACCACGGCACCGGCGACCTCGCCCGCCCGATCAAGGACCAGGGCATCGTGAAGACACCGGTGCGCATCGGCCCGGACTGCTGGCTCGGCGCGAAGGTCACCGTGCTGCGCGGCACCCGCGTCGGCCGCGGTTCGGTGCTGGGCGCGAACGCCGTGGTGCGCGGCGACGTGCCGGAGAACTCCATCGCCGCGGGCGTTCCCGCGCGTGTCGTGCGCCACCGGGCCGATGCGGAATGA
- the glgP gene encoding alpha-glucan family phosphorylase, whose product MRAVHRFTVRAHLPEPLAALGTLATNLRWTWHPPTQDLFAAVDPEVWSRVGGDPLRLLEEVPAQRLRELARDEDFLARTRAVDDDLRHYLTVPRWYQQRQSEGAVLPSAVAYFSMEFGVSEALPNYSGGLGVLAGDHLKSGSDLGVPLIGVGLLYRSGYFRQALSEQGWQLEHYPVQDPRALPLETLTEPSGAPITVQVAMPGGRLLRARIWKAQVGRVPLLLLDTDLPENDDDLRGTTDRLYGGDSDHRIRQEILAGVGGVRAVRAYCELTGHAQPEVFHTNEGHAGFLGLERVRELTGELDFDEAVAAVRAGTVFTMHTPVPAGIDRFPVDLVRHYFGDGSSQALLPGVPTDRVLALGAEDNPGMFNMAHMGLRLAQRANGVSRLHGGVSRKMFRGLWPGFGVEEVPIGSVTNGVHGPTWSARELGKLIGESEMDSGAGLRGMEPVSDPLLWELRSSLRARLVDEVRRRLRHAWLQRGASDLELGWCDSVFDPDVLTIGFARRVPTYKRLTLLLRDTDRLKRLLLDPDRPVQVVVAGKSHPADEGGKAMIQQIAKFADDPQVRHRIAFLPDYDMSLARYLVSGCDVWLNTPVRPLEACGTSGMKAALNGALNLSVRDGWWDEMFDGENGWAIPNADGVTDPNRRDDLEAAALYELINTSVAPAFYERTADGVPGKWMSMVRHTLANLGPQVQASRMVREYVDRHYGPAARSVQSVCAQEYRGAREVAGYRARLAAAWTRVQIRNTSMSVEDGRTPLLGGRVTVRAEVHLAGLQPSDVDVEVVVGRVDDDDELHDFMAHSMQHGDGEHYEATVTLPHAGPAGYTVRVLPKHPLLSGPAELGRIVLA is encoded by the coding sequence GTGAGAGCCGTCCACCGATTCACCGTTCGAGCGCACCTGCCGGAACCGCTGGCGGCGCTGGGCACCCTGGCGACGAACCTGCGCTGGACCTGGCACCCGCCCACCCAGGACCTGTTCGCTGCGGTGGACCCGGAGGTCTGGTCGCGGGTGGGCGGTGACCCGCTGCGGCTGCTGGAGGAGGTTCCGGCGCAGCGGCTTCGCGAGCTCGCCCGGGACGAGGACTTCCTGGCCCGCACCCGCGCCGTGGACGACGACCTGCGGCACTACCTCACGGTTCCGCGCTGGTACCAGCAGCGGCAGTCCGAGGGGGCGGTGCTGCCTTCGGCGGTGGCGTACTTCTCGATGGAGTTCGGGGTCAGCGAGGCGCTGCCGAACTACTCCGGCGGCCTCGGCGTGCTCGCGGGGGACCACCTGAAATCCGGCTCCGACCTGGGCGTTCCGCTGATCGGCGTGGGGCTGCTGTACCGCTCCGGCTACTTCCGCCAGGCGCTGTCCGAGCAGGGCTGGCAGCTGGAGCACTACCCGGTGCAGGACCCGCGCGCGCTGCCGCTGGAGACGCTGACCGAACCGTCCGGCGCGCCGATCACCGTGCAGGTGGCGATGCCGGGCGGGCGGCTGCTGCGGGCGCGGATCTGGAAGGCGCAGGTCGGCAGGGTTCCGCTGCTGCTGCTGGACACCGACCTGCCGGAGAACGACGACGATCTGCGCGGCACCACCGACCGGCTCTACGGCGGCGACTCGGACCACCGCATCCGGCAGGAGATCCTGGCCGGCGTGGGCGGGGTGCGGGCGGTGCGCGCGTACTGCGAGCTCACCGGGCACGCCCAGCCGGAGGTGTTCCACACCAACGAGGGCCACGCCGGTTTCCTCGGGCTGGAGCGGGTTCGCGAGCTGACCGGCGAGCTGGACTTCGACGAGGCGGTCGCGGCGGTGCGCGCGGGCACCGTGTTCACCATGCACACGCCGGTACCGGCGGGCATCGACCGCTTCCCGGTGGACCTGGTGCGGCACTACTTCGGCGACGGTTCTTCGCAAGCGCTGCTGCCCGGTGTGCCGACGGATCGCGTGCTCGCGCTGGGCGCCGAGGACAACCCGGGCATGTTCAACATGGCGCACATGGGGTTGCGGCTGGCTCAGCGCGCAAACGGTGTCTCGCGGTTGCACGGCGGCGTGAGCCGCAAGATGTTCCGCGGGCTGTGGCCCGGTTTCGGCGTCGAGGAGGTGCCGATCGGCTCGGTCACCAACGGCGTGCACGGGCCGACCTGGTCGGCGCGCGAACTCGGCAAGCTCATCGGTGAGTCCGAAATGGACAGCGGTGCGGGATTGCGCGGCATGGAACCGGTGAGCGATCCGCTGCTGTGGGAGCTGCGCAGCTCGCTGCGCGCCCGGCTGGTCGACGAGGTGCGCAGGCGGCTGCGGCACGCCTGGTTGCAGCGCGGTGCCTCGGACCTCGAATTGGGTTGGTGCGACTCGGTTTTCGACCCGGACGTGCTCACCATCGGCTTCGCCCGCCGAGTGCCGACCTACAAGCGGCTGACGCTGCTGCTGCGCGACACCGATCGGCTCAAGCGGCTGCTGCTGGACCCGGACCGCCCGGTGCAGGTGGTGGTCGCGGGCAAATCGCACCCGGCCGACGAGGGCGGCAAGGCGATGATCCAGCAGATCGCGAAGTTCGCCGACGATCCGCAGGTGCGCCACCGCATCGCCTTCCTGCCGGACTACGACATGTCGCTGGCGCGCTACCTGGTCTCGGGCTGCGACGTGTGGCTGAACACTCCGGTGCGGCCGCTGGAGGCGTGCGGGACGTCCGGGATGAAGGCCGCGCTCAACGGCGCGCTGAACCTGTCGGTCCGCGACGGCTGGTGGGACGAGATGTTCGACGGCGAGAACGGGTGGGCCATCCCGAACGCCGACGGGGTCACCGACCCGAACCGCCGCGACGACCTGGAGGCCGCCGCGCTCTACGAACTCATCAACACCAGCGTCGCGCCCGCGTTCTACGAGCGCACCGCCGACGGCGTGCCGGGCAAGTGGATGTCGATGGTGCGGCACACGCTGGCCAACCTCGGACCGCAGGTGCAGGCGTCGCGGATGGTGCGGGAGTACGTCGACCGGCACTACGGCCCTGCCGCGCGGTCGGTGCAATCCGTTTGCGCGCAGGAATACCGGGGTGCGCGGGAAGTGGCCGGATACCGCGCGCGGCTGGCCGCGGCGTGGACCCGGGTGCAGATCCGGAACACCTCGATGAGCGTCGAGGACGGGCGCACGCCGCTGCTCGGCGGGCGGGTGACGGTGCGGGCCGAGGTGCACCTGGCCGGGCTGCAACCGTCCGATGTGGACGTCGAGGTCGTGGTCGGGCGGGTGGACGACGACGACGAGTTGCACGACTTCATGGCGCATTCGATGCAGCACGGCGACGGCGAGCACTACGAGGCCACGGTGACGTTGCCGCACGCCGGTCCCGCCGGGTACACGGTGCGCGTGCTGCCGAAGCATCCGCTGCTGTCCGGCCCCGCCGAACTCGGCAGGATCGTGCTGGCCTGA
- a CDS encoding tyrosine-protein phosphatase produces MAGVRELNWDGLVNGRDLGGLPARRGRSVRRAALARSGNVAWLRPKGWSALWGHGVRTVIDLTDPGEDGPDRAPRPPGLSTVRLPLDDSSDTEFWQRWGGPLSCTPLYYAEFLERYPERVAEVVRAVARAEPGGVLVHCGGGRDRTGLIVLVMLALVGVPAEEIAADHALSHEPLRLLAAAEGRDDDAPKIAELLAEHGRTAEDVLTSITETVDFPALLSAAGLSELDLQALRARLLDDRAGSRRSRGGPMQARRRSARRSVGFHACGCGCARGCDATRGRLAS; encoded by the coding sequence ATGGCTGGTGTTCGAGAGCTGAACTGGGACGGCCTGGTCAACGGCCGGGACCTGGGCGGGCTGCCCGCCCGTCGGGGGCGGAGCGTGCGGCGGGCAGCGCTGGCCCGCTCCGGCAACGTCGCGTGGTTGCGCCCGAAGGGCTGGTCGGCGCTGTGGGGGCACGGCGTGCGCACCGTCATCGACCTCACCGACCCCGGCGAGGACGGCCCGGACCGCGCGCCGCGGCCGCCCGGACTCAGCACCGTGCGGTTACCGCTGGACGACAGTTCCGACACCGAGTTCTGGCAGCGCTGGGGTGGCCCGCTGTCGTGCACACCGCTGTACTACGCGGAATTCCTGGAGCGCTACCCGGAGCGCGTTGCCGAGGTGGTGCGTGCCGTGGCCCGCGCCGAACCGGGCGGTGTCCTGGTGCACTGCGGCGGCGGCCGGGACCGCACCGGCCTGATCGTGCTGGTGATGCTCGCGCTGGTCGGCGTCCCCGCGGAGGAGATCGCCGCCGATCACGCGCTGAGCCACGAGCCGCTGCGGCTGCTGGCCGCGGCCGAGGGCCGGGACGACGACGCGCCGAAGATCGCCGAACTGCTCGCCGAGCACGGGCGCACCGCCGAGGACGTGCTCACCTCGATCACCGAGACGGTGGATTTCCCGGCCTTGCTCAGCGCGGCCGGGCTTTCCGAACTGGACTTGCAGGCGCTGCGCGCCCGGCTGCTGGACGACCGAGCCGGTTCGCGGCGCAGCAGGGGCGGGCCGATGCAGGCGCGCAGGCGTTCCGCGCGCCGGTCCGTAGGCTTCCACGCATGTGGTTGTGGTTGCGCGCGTGGCTGCGACGCGACCCGCGGCAGGCTCGCTTCCTGA
- the hrpA gene encoding ATP-dependent RNA helicase HrpA — MGKSPVSSPLADLRERLPGLMFGDQQRLRRRIEGARKIRDAQALDSVADEIASDVAAAELRVEQRRAAMPRISYPEQLPVSARRDDLLEAIRDNQVVIVAGETGSGKTTQIPKMCLELGRGVQGVIGHTQPRRLAARTVAERVAEELGTGLGDAVGYQVRFTARTGDATLVKLMTDGILLAEIQRDRLLRQYDTLIIDEAHERSLNIDFILGYLKELLPRRPDLKVIITSATIDPDRFSRHFDDAPVVEVSGRTYPVEVRYRPLVEESADPDEPVVERDQPQAICEAVGELSAEGDGDVLVFLSGEREIRDTADALEQLRLRNTEVLPLYARLSAAEQHRAFQPHTGRRIVLATNVAETSLTVPGIKYVIDPGTARISRYSFRTKVQRLPIEPISQASANQRKGRCGRVSEGICIRLYSEQDFLARPEFTDPEILRTNLASVILQMTSLGLGDIGSFPFVEPPDSRQITDGVHLLHELGALQESKKDARRENGSGRKLTEVGRTLARLPIDPRLARMVLEAERNGCLHEVLVIAAALSIQDPRERPAEHQQAAGEKHSRFSDSESDFLAFVHLWRYLRERQRELSSNQFRKLCKAEFLNYLRVREWQDLYSQLRQMANGLEMSLNDEPADAARVHQSLLSGLLSHIGLKDTDKKSGKPQRGATEYLGARSAKFAIFPGSSLFKKPPQWVMAAELVETSRLWARVVARVEPEWIERLAQHLVKRSYSEPHWEKNRAAVVASEKVTLYGVPLVAGRKVTYGKVDPQLSRELFIRHALVEGDWDTDHQFFHDNRRLLAEVEAMEERARRRDILVDDETLFEFYDQRVGADVVSGRHFDSWWKKTRREQPDLLNFEKSMLINQESARVTGHDYPDTWQQDGHRLALTYQFEPGADADGVTAHIPLPVLNQIEPAGFDWQIPGLREELVVALLKSLPKSLRRNFVPVPDHARAALDRMPVMAAPLPDALAEQLRRMTGVTVAPQDFDFDSVPEHLKMTFRVIDGKGGKAGESKDLGELKRRLRPKLRAEISAAADSVERSGVRSWDFGELPQTFEKDRGGNAVKAYPSLVDEGDSVAVRMFDTEHEQRRALWQGTRKLLLLNLPSPVKSLQRGMSPRTRLVLSAAPHGDVVQVLEDCRSAAVDKLVADAGGPVWTQSGFAALQERVRGRLGEVAADAAARTERVLAVAQRVDSALAERSRSMPAESLADVKEQLEGLLHPGFVTEFGWDRLPDVERYLRALEQRLEKVQHHPQRDRDRLAHVDDVQERYRDALDALPAGRSPGEELLRVGWMIEEFRVSLFAQSLGTPHPISAKRIHRALDELTR; from the coding sequence ATGGGCAAGTCACCTGTGAGCTCCCCGCTGGCCGATCTGCGCGAACGCCTGCCCGGGCTGATGTTCGGCGATCAGCAGCGGCTGCGCCGCCGCATCGAGGGCGCGCGCAAGATCCGCGACGCGCAGGCGCTGGACTCGGTGGCGGACGAGATCGCCAGCGACGTCGCCGCCGCCGAACTCCGCGTCGAGCAGCGCCGCGCGGCGATGCCGCGGATCAGCTACCCCGAGCAGCTGCCGGTCAGCGCCCGCCGCGACGACCTGCTCGAAGCGATCCGGGACAACCAGGTGGTGATCGTGGCCGGTGAGACCGGCTCCGGCAAGACCACCCAGATCCCCAAGATGTGCCTGGAGCTGGGCCGCGGCGTGCAGGGCGTGATCGGCCACACCCAGCCGCGCAGGCTGGCCGCGCGCACCGTGGCCGAGCGGGTCGCCGAGGAGCTCGGCACCGGGCTCGGCGACGCGGTCGGCTACCAGGTGCGGTTCACCGCGCGCACCGGCGATGCCACGCTGGTCAAGCTGATGACCGACGGCATCCTGCTGGCCGAGATCCAGCGCGACCGGCTGCTGCGGCAGTACGACACGCTGATCATCGACGAGGCGCACGAGCGCAGCCTGAACATCGACTTCATCCTCGGCTACCTCAAGGAGCTGCTGCCGCGCCGCCCCGACCTGAAGGTGATCATCACCTCCGCGACGATCGACCCGGACCGGTTCTCCCGGCACTTCGACGACGCTCCGGTGGTGGAGGTCTCCGGGCGCACCTACCCCGTCGAGGTGCGCTACCGGCCGCTGGTGGAGGAGTCCGCGGACCCGGACGAGCCGGTCGTCGAGCGGGACCAGCCGCAGGCCATCTGCGAGGCCGTCGGCGAACTGTCCGCCGAGGGCGACGGCGACGTGCTCGTGTTCCTCAGCGGGGAACGGGAGATCCGCGACACCGCGGACGCGCTGGAACAGCTGCGGCTGCGCAACACCGAGGTGCTTCCGCTGTACGCGCGGCTGTCCGCGGCCGAGCAGCACCGCGCGTTCCAGCCGCACACCGGCCGCCGGATCGTGCTGGCCACCAACGTCGCGGAGACGTCGCTGACGGTGCCCGGCATCAAGTACGTGATCGACCCGGGAACCGCGCGGATCTCCCGCTACAGCTTCCGCACCAAGGTGCAGCGGCTGCCGATCGAGCCGATCTCGCAGGCGTCGGCGAACCAGCGCAAGGGCCGCTGCGGCCGGGTGTCCGAAGGCATCTGCATCCGGCTGTACTCCGAACAGGACTTCTTGGCGCGCCCGGAGTTCACCGATCCGGAGATCCTGCGCACCAACCTCGCCTCGGTGATCCTGCAGATGACCTCGCTGGGGCTCGGCGACATCGGCTCGTTCCCGTTCGTGGAGCCGCCGGACAGCAGGCAGATCACCGACGGCGTGCACCTGCTGCACGAGCTGGGCGCGCTGCAGGAGTCCAAAAAGGACGCCCGGCGCGAGAACGGTTCCGGCCGCAAGCTGACCGAGGTGGGCCGCACGCTCGCGCGGTTGCCGATCGATCCGCGGCTGGCGCGGATGGTGCTGGAAGCCGAGCGCAACGGCTGCCTGCACGAGGTCCTCGTGATCGCCGCTGCACTGTCCATCCAGGACCCGCGGGAGCGCCCGGCGGAGCACCAGCAGGCGGCGGGCGAGAAGCATTCCCGGTTCAGCGACTCCGAATCCGACTTCCTGGCGTTCGTGCACCTGTGGCGCTACCTGCGCGAGCGGCAGCGGGAGCTGTCGTCGAACCAGTTCCGCAAGCTGTGCAAGGCGGAATTCCTGAACTACCTGCGCGTGCGCGAGTGGCAGGACCTCTACTCGCAGCTGCGGCAGATGGCGAACGGGCTGGAGATGTCGCTCAACGACGAGCCCGCCGACGCCGCGCGCGTGCACCAATCGCTGCTTTCCGGGCTGTTGTCGCACATCGGGCTCAAGGACACCGACAAGAAGTCCGGCAAACCGCAGCGCGGCGCCACCGAATACCTCGGCGCGCGCAGCGCGAAGTTCGCCATCTTCCCCGGTTCTTCGCTGTTCAAGAAGCCCCCGCAGTGGGTGATGGCCGCCGAGCTGGTGGAGACCTCCCGGCTGTGGGCGCGGGTGGTAGCCCGGGTCGAACCGGAGTGGATCGAGCGGCTGGCCCAGCACCTGGTCAAGCGCAGCTACAGCGAACCGCACTGGGAGAAGAACCGCGCCGCCGTGGTGGCCAGCGAGAAGGTCACGCTCTACGGCGTGCCGCTGGTGGCGGGCCGCAAGGTCACCTACGGCAAGGTCGACCCGCAGCTGAGCCGGGAGCTGTTCATCCGGCACGCGCTGGTGGAAGGGGACTGGGACACCGATCACCAGTTCTTCCACGACAACCGCAGGCTGCTGGCCGAGGTCGAGGCGATGGAGGAACGCGCCCGCCGCAGGGACATCCTGGTCGACGACGAGACGCTGTTCGAGTTCTACGACCAGCGCGTCGGCGCGGACGTGGTCTCCGGGCGGCACTTCGACAGCTGGTGGAAGAAGACCCGCCGCGAGCAACCGGACCTGCTCAACTTCGAGAAGTCCATGCTCATCAACCAGGAATCCGCGCGGGTCACCGGCCACGACTACCCGGACACCTGGCAGCAGGACGGGCACCGGCTGGCGCTGACCTACCAGTTCGAGCCGGGCGCGGACGCCGACGGCGTCACCGCGCACATCCCGCTGCCGGTGCTCAACCAGATCGAACCGGCCGGGTTCGACTGGCAGATCCCGGGGTTGCGCGAGGAATTGGTGGTGGCGCTGCTGAAGTCGCTGCCGAAGTCGTTGCGCCGCAACTTCGTTCCGGTTCCCGACCACGCGCGGGCCGCGCTGGACCGGATGCCGGTGATGGCGGCGCCGCTGCCGGACGCGCTGGCCGAGCAGCTGCGCCGGATGACCGGCGTGACCGTTGCGCCGCAGGACTTCGACTTCGACTCGGTGCCCGAGCACCTGAAGATGACCTTCCGCGTCATCGACGGAAAGGGCGGCAAGGCCGGGGAATCCAAGGACCTCGGCGAGCTCAAGCGCCGGTTGCGGCCGAAGTTGCGCGCGGAGATCTCCGCGGCCGCCGACTCGGTGGAGCGCTCCGGGGTGCGTTCGTGGGACTTCGGCGAACTTCCGCAGACCTTCGAGAAGGACCGCGGCGGCAACGCGGTGAAAGCCTACCCGTCCCTTGTGGACGAAGGGGACAGCGTCGCGGTCCGGATGTTCGACACCGAGCACGAGCAGCGCCGCGCGCTGTGGCAGGGCACCCGCAAGCTGCTGCTGCTGAACCTGCCGTCGCCGGTGAAGTCGTTGCAGCGCGGCATGAGCCCGCGCACCCGGCTGGTGCTCAGCGCCGCACCGCACGGCGATGTGGTGCAGGTGCTCGAAGACTGCCGCAGCGCCGCGGTCGACAAACTCGTCGCGGACGCCGGTGGTCCGGTGTGGACGCAGAGCGGTTTCGCCGCGCTGCAGGAGCGGGTGCGCGGCAGGCTCGGCGAGGTCGCCGCGGACGCGGCTGCCAGGACCGAGCGGGTGCTCGCGGTGGCGCAGCGGGTCGATTCGGCGCTTGCCGAACGGTCCCGGTCGATGCCCGCGGAGTCGCTGGCCGATGTCAAGGAACAGCTGGAAGGGTTGCTGCATCCCGGTTTCGTCACCGAGTTCGGCTGGGACCGGTTGCCGGACGTGGAGCGCTACCTGCGGGCTCTCGAGCAGCGGCTGGAGAAGGTGCAGCACCATCCGCAGCGCGACCGGGACCGGCTCGCGCACGTCGACGACGTGCAGGAGCGCTACCGGGACGCGCTCGACGCACTGCCCGCCGGGCGCTCGCCGGGCGAGGAGCTCCTGCGGGTCGGCTGGATGATCGAGGAGTTCCGGGTCTCGCTGTTCGCCCAATCCCTCGGCACCCCGCACCCCATCTCCGCCAAACGCATCCACCGCGCCTTGGACGAACTCACCCGCTGA